A region of Desulfatiglans sp. DNA encodes the following proteins:
- a CDS encoding pyruvate ferredoxin oxidoreductase, which yields MQKKIIITGFGGQGVILAGRIIGKAAAIFDKLESSLVQSYGPESRGGACSVQVTIADEQIHYPYINAPDILVCMSQAGYDKYRDIITEDTILIIDQALIKLNTPFDCYAIPATRLAEEMGLKMMANIIMVGFLVGITGVVSLESAKNTVSESVPRKTVDINLKAFERGYEYAQANKKS from the coding sequence ATGCAGAAAAAGATAATCATTACAGGTTTTGGCGGGCAGGGTGTTATATTGGCCGGACGTATCATCGGCAAGGCCGCTGCAATTTTTGACAAACTTGAGAGTTCACTGGTTCAGTCATACGGACCTGAATCAAGGGGTGGCGCATGCAGTGTGCAGGTGACTATAGCTGATGAACAGATACATTACCCCTATATCAATGCCCCTGATATCCTGGTCTGCATGTCCCAGGCAGGATATGACAAATACAGGGATATAATTACTGAAGATACAATACTTATCATAGATCAGGCCCTTATAAAACTTAATACACCTTTTGACTGCTATGCTATCCCGGCGACAAGGCTGGCAGAAGAAATGGGCCTCAAAATGATGGCAAATATCATTATGGTAGGCTTTCTGGTTGGTATTACAGGTGTTGTATCACTTGAATCTGCAAAAAATACAGTCTCTGAATCAGTGCCCAGAAAGACAGTGGATATCAATTTAAAAGCATTTGAACGCGGGTATGAGTATGCACAGGCTAACAAAAAGAGTTAA
- a CDS encoding 2-oxoacid:acceptor oxidoreductase subunit alpha — protein sequence MRPAVITGEHYITGDEACAEGALAAGCKFFGGYPITPATEIAEHMSKCLPEVGGTFIQMEDEIAAMASIIGASWAGVKSMTSTSGPGFSLMMENIGLAVSTETPCVVVNVQRAGPSTGLPTMGAQGDMMQARWGSHGHYEIIALAPSSAQEMFSQTITAFNLSEKYRTPVLLMADEVIGHMSEKVIIPEAKEIITASRPRPKGEKEGFMPFQPGESGVAPMPSAGDGYKIHVTGLTHDERGYPVMTVEAQAQMMERIVKKIRDNRDDIIMTESYQLDDAEIILVSYGISARTSLSAMNQARALGMKVGFLKLLTIWPFAEEKVRELAKKTRAFITVEINYGQIHLEVMRSSAGMAECHLVGHAGGTVITPEQVLNRIKEVY from the coding sequence CATTATATAACAGGCGATGAGGCATGCGCCGAGGGGGCGTTGGCAGCAGGCTGCAAATTTTTTGGCGGGTATCCCATCACCCCTGCAACAGAGATCGCTGAACACATGTCCAAATGCCTGCCTGAGGTAGGAGGCACCTTCATCCAGATGGAAGATGAAATTGCCGCAATGGCATCCATTATTGGGGCATCATGGGCAGGTGTTAAAAGCATGACCTCCACCTCAGGGCCCGGTTTCAGCCTTATGATGGAAAACATAGGTCTGGCCGTAAGCACCGAGACCCCATGTGTTGTTGTTAATGTGCAGCGGGCAGGCCCCTCTACCGGGCTTCCCACAATGGGCGCCCAGGGGGATATGATGCAGGCACGTTGGGGTTCACATGGCCATTATGAAATAATAGCCCTTGCGCCATCATCTGCCCAGGAGATGTTCAGCCAGACCATTACAGCATTTAACCTGAGCGAAAAATACCGCACCCCTGTGCTTTTGATGGCCGATGAGGTAATTGGGCACATGAGTGAAAAGGTAATAATACCCGAGGCTAAAGAGATAATTACAGCTTCAAGGCCAAGACCAAAGGGCGAAAAAGAGGGTTTCATGCCTTTTCAACCCGGGGAAAGCGGTGTTGCGCCAATGCCATCAGCAGGCGATGGTTACAAGATACATGTTACAGGCCTTACTCATGACGAAAGGGGTTACCCTGTAATGACCGTTGAGGCCCAGGCCCAGATGATGGAACGTATTGTAAAAAAGATACGGGACAACAGGGATGATATTATCATGACAGAGTCATATCAGCTTGATGATGCGGAGATTATCCTTGTGTCATACGGCATATCCGCCAGGACAAGCCTCTCAGCCATGAATCAGGCCAGGGCGCTTGGTATGAAAGTCGGCTTTTTAAAGCTCCTCACCATATGGCCTTTTGCTGAGGAAAAGGTAAGAGAGCTTGCAAAAAAGACAAGGGCATTTATTACTGTAGAGATTAACTATGGTCAGATACACCTTGAGGTAATGCGAAGCTCTGCCGGTATGGCTGAATGTCATCTGGTAGGCCATGCAGGGGGTACAGTAATAACCCCTGAGCAGGTGCTTAACAGGATAAAGGAGGTCTATTAA
- a CDS encoding ATP-grasp domain-containing protein, producing MHDSTPKILIHEYITGGGWKEPELPESLASEGFLMLSALLDDFMKWGRLKVCTTLDNRLAGASIVADSITIIDQAEYEKTLSSLAKECDFAIIIAPESNGILADLNGLMKENNTVPLGCNIGAIRVTGDKWECHKMLSKAGIPVPETIVETGFKPVSTARLDNPCGINFPLIIKPVDGVGCEGVNLVKDAKTLRTLLEDDQLYPNRVLFQEYIKGEHLSASILSTGKEFIILSLNRQHISEGTPFRYSGGEIMPPPDKGDELHYIVKKIIEVIPGLKGYFGVDLIKSNAGYRVIEINPRLTTSYTGLRKVTNINLAEAIYESVINGRLPDSVKISGNYTFAKEMMI from the coding sequence ATGCATGATTCCACCCCCAAAATTTTGATTCACGAATACATTACCGGTGGAGGATGGAAAGAACCGGAACTGCCTGAGAGTCTAGCATCCGAAGGATTTTTAATGCTTTCTGCTCTTTTGGATGATTTCATGAAATGGGGGCGTCTTAAAGTATGCACAACCCTTGATAATAGACTGGCTGGTGCATCAATAGTTGCTGACAGCATTACAATCATAGACCAGGCTGAATATGAAAAAACCCTTTCCTCGCTTGCCAAAGAATGTGATTTTGCCATTATAATTGCGCCAGAAAGCAATGGTATCCTCGCGGATTTAAATGGGCTGATGAAAGAAAATAATACGGTACCATTAGGTTGTAATATCGGTGCAATCCGCGTCACAGGGGATAAGTGGGAATGTCATAAAATGCTCTCTAAAGCAGGTATACCTGTTCCTGAGACAATTGTAGAGACGGGTTTTAAACCCGTCTCTACTGCCAGATTAGACAACCCTTGCGGTATCAATTTCCCTCTAATCATAAAACCAGTTGATGGTGTTGGGTGTGAAGGTGTTAACCTTGTAAAAGATGCAAAGACGCTCCGCACCCTGCTTGAAGATGATCAATTATACCCTAACAGAGTTCTTTTTCAGGAATATATAAAGGGAGAACACCTGAGCGCATCAATCCTCTCAACAGGAAAGGAATTTATTATTCTGAGTTTGAACCGCCAGCATATCAGTGAAGGCACTCCTTTCAGATACTCGGGCGGAGAGATCATGCCTCCACCTGATAAGGGAGATGAACTGCATTACATTGTTAAAAAAATAATTGAGGTCATTCCGGGCCTGAAAGGATACTTTGGAGTTGATCTGATAAAGAGTAATGCCGGATACAGGGTCATTGAGATTAATCCAAGGCTTACCACATCATACACAGGTCTCAGGAAGGTAACTAATATCAATCTTGCAGAGGCGATCTATGAATCGGTTATAAATGGCAGGTTGCCTGACTCTGTAAAAATCTCAGGCAACTATACTTTTGCAAAAGAAATGATGATATAG
- a CDS encoding 2-oxoacid:ferredoxin oxidoreductase subunit beta: MAAEIQSSQPEIVHPLDHLIRTDRIPHIWCPGCGIGTVFSACLKAMISSGIDLEKTCMVSGIGCTGRGAGYLNLDSFHTTHGRAIPFATGLKLANPELNVIVFSGDGDLFAIGGNHFIHGARRNVDMTVICVNNLIYGMTGGQVAATTPVNAKTTTTQLGNPDAPFNLPLLAWASGANYVARWTMLHIRKLTACIEKALTRSGFSFIEVLAPCPTNYGRKNKEKSLETLKLYRDRTIIKNNVDPSELDMDFEKEIILGEFVSRERPTCIENYDRTCRIP, from the coding sequence ATGGCAGCAGAAATACAGTCATCCCAGCCGGAAATAGTCCACCCGCTTGATCATCTGATCAGGACAGACAGGATCCCTCATATCTGGTGCCCGGGGTGCGGTATAGGCACGGTCTTTTCTGCTTGCCTCAAGGCAATGATCTCAAGCGGTATTGATCTGGAAAAGACCTGCATGGTATCAGGGATCGGGTGTACTGGCCGCGGTGCAGGGTATCTGAACCTTGATTCATTCCATACCACTCATGGAAGGGCTATTCCTTTTGCCACCGGACTCAAGCTTGCGAACCCTGAACTTAACGTAATCGTTTTCAGCGGGGATGGCGATCTTTTTGCCATAGGCGGTAACCATTTTATACATGGCGCACGCCGTAACGTGGACATGACAGTGATCTGCGTAAATAACCTTATCTATGGCATGACCGGAGGCCAGGTTGCTGCAACAACACCTGTCAATGCAAAGACCACCACCACCCAGCTCGGAAACCCTGATGCCCCTTTTAATCTGCCTCTCTTAGCATGGGCATCCGGCGCTAACTATGTGGCGCGCTGGACAATGCTACATATACGTAAACTTACTGCCTGCATAGAAAAGGCCCTTACCCGAAGCGGGTTCTCATTTATTGAGGTGCTTGCTCCTTGCCCTACTAACTATGGCCGAAAAAACAAGGAAAAATCCCTGGAAACACTCAAACTCTACCGCGACAGGACAATAATAAAGAATAATGTAGACCCTTCAGAGCTTGATATGGATTTTGAGAAGGAGATTATTCTTGGTGAATTTGTAAGCAGGGAGCGTCCTACCTGCATAGAAAATTATGACAGGACATGCAGGATACCTTAA